The sequence TGTTCCCGATCCCCGAGCAGCTTCGGCCCTGTTTGCCTAACAATAGTCCCATGGCCGACATCCTTGCCGAGCTTGGTCCTTTGTTTGACGAGATGGACCTGCCTGCGCTTGAGGCCACACCACCCACCGAAATCACCATCACCGAGGCCTGGATGCAGGCGCTTGAGGCCCCGTTTTCCCAAGTGGCGCGATACCTCGCCTATGTCGAAGACCGCAGCCCCTATGGCACCCACCAAGGAGTCAAGGGGCTTGAATTTCCCCGGGTTATGGTGATCGCCGACGACGATCGTACACGCTTCAAAGGCCTTGCGTCGTATGAGACGCTGTTCGGGGTGAAGCCCCTTAGCCCAGACGCGCAGAAAAAGGCGGACAAAGGCGAGGAAACTGCGATTGAGCGCACCCGCCGTTTGCTTTATGTCACCTGCACACGGGCCGAAGAGAGCCTAGCGCTTGTGCTGTATTCCGAGGCCCCCGACACGATCCGCAGGTTTCTGCTATCCAACAAATGGATGGTCGAGGATGAGGTCGTGATGGCTGCGGCCAACGGCACCTATCAGGAAGCTGCACCGAAGCACTGAGCTATTTTAGTGATGAATTCAGCCGGGCAATGATGCATCGCATCAGTCTGCTTGGAGCCCAAAGCGGGCGTTGGAAATGATGTCGTGTTCGCAGTCGAAAAGAAAGATTCTGTCAATTTGGGACCAGTAAAGAAATGTTGCCTGTCGGTCTTCTTTACAAAACAAACCCCAATTTCTGTCGTTGAAGCACGGCCTTGGATAACTTCAAAGGTTTTGTATTTTCATAACAACTAAGCGTCGGTCTTCTTCCTATAGTCTTCCATTTTCTTGCGCAGCCACGGCCTACTTCTCTCTATCAACCCGTGCTTTGCTTCCCAATCGAGGCGCGTTTGAATATTATCTTCTTCCGTCCACGGTCTTACCCCTATTCGGGAGGGGCGTACACCTAAGTCAGGGTAACCCTTTGAAAGTGGTAGGAAGCCTTCCATATTCAGAGGGTTACACCCGCTATTCGTCCGCCAAGAATGCTTTCACGGCATCCTTGGTGGGCATGGGAGCAACAGCACCATAGCCTTGCGTTGACAGGGCGGCTGCCGCATTGGCATAGCGTGCGGCTTCGAACGGATCGTCACCGACGGCAATCCGACTAAGGAAAGCCCCGTCAAAGGTGTCGCCTGCCGCCGTAGCGTCAACAGCTTCCACCCGACGTCCCTTGATGCGGCGTCTTTCATCCGCGGTCGCAACCAATGTGCCTTCGGCCCCCAAGGTCAGAGCAACAATGCTGGCTCCCAGTGCGAGATAAAAATCGGCAATGGCGTCAGGATCATCCAAGCCGGTCAAATGCTGGGCATCATCAAGGCCCGGCAAAGCGATGTCGCACTGACTCATGCCCGCATGAATGACCGCGCGTGCCCGCTCAATCGGCCAGAGCTTGAGTCGCAAGTTGGTGTCAAAGGAGACCTTGCCCCCCGCCTTTTTGACCATGTCGATGGCAGTAAAAACCGCGTCGGCTGATGTGTCCGAAATCGCCTGAGAAATGCCGGACACATGGAGGATTTTGCAGGACGCCAAGGCTTCGGCGGGCAAATTCTCAGGCGTCACCTTGCTGCTAGCGGAGCCGGCACGGAAATAGCTGAATTGATGACCATCCGCCCCATGGGTGACAAAATAGATGCCCGTATGGGCGTCTGATACCTGCTTAACTGCACTGGTATCGACCCCTTCGCGCGCCCAGAGATCCATAAAGCTGTCACCAAAGGCATCGGCACCGATATGGGTGAAATAGCCGACGGAAGCGCCTTGTCGTGCTGCAGCAATGGCGCAATTGGAGGTATCCCCCCCATGTCCGGGCAAATAATTGCCGTCTGGTTGCTGGTTGAATTCAAGCAGAGGCTCTCCAAAACAAAGGATATCTGGCATTGCGGGCTCTCACTATTTTTCGAGGAGGGGTGCGGCAAAAGCCGAAGGCCATCGCCGCAACCTGAAAAGGGCCCCCAAGTGTGTTGCACATAAGTGCCTTGCGCACATGAGGGCTCCCGGTTCAATCACTCAGCGGTGTAGCTTTTGCCAACACCGGGGATCTTCCAGATCCGGAAATTCGGAATGTCCGGGTCCTTGAAGTTCATGTCGCCATCAACCCAGAAATGCAGATGGTTGGACACCACATACAGGGCGCCATCCGGCCCCCATGCCAAGGTGTCTGGCCAATTCATGTCTGGATGATGGGCAAAGCGGGACAATTGCCCGGTCTTGCCGTCCAGCTTCATGATGCCGTCCAGCGACAGGGCGGTCATATAGATGTTGCCCTTGTTGTCGGCGGTCATGCCATCGGTGTTGGACGGCAAGGATGTGACCACATCAACGCCATTTTCTATGACGGTTTCGGAGACGCCAAAGTCACGCAGCAAATCGGTATCGAGGCTATAGAGCGTGTTGCCGGTCAGGTTGGTCCAATAGACCGTATCCTTATCGGCAGACAGGGCGATGCCATCGGCGCCGGTCTGCATTCCACCATTCTTCAGCACCTGACGATTGTCGATGTTGAAGAAAAAGTGTGGTTCGTTGTTGGTGAATTTGTGCTGATCCAGA is a genomic window of Cohaesibacter intestini containing:
- a CDS encoding sugar kinase, yielding MPDILCFGEPLLEFNQQPDGNYLPGHGGDTSNCAIAAARQGASVGYFTHIGADAFGDSFMDLWAREGVDTSAVKQVSDAHTGIYFVTHGADGHQFSYFRAGSASSKVTPENLPAEALASCKILHVSGISQAISDTSADAVFTAIDMVKKAGGKVSFDTNLRLKLWPIERARAVIHAGMSQCDIALPGLDDAQHLTGLDDPDAIADFYLALGASIVALTLGAEGTLVATADERRRIKGRRVEAVDATAAGDTFDGAFLSRIAVGDDPFEAARYANAAAALSTQGYGAVAPMPTKDAVKAFLADE
- a CDS encoding L-dopachrome tautomerase-related protein produces the protein KAVLGFEIDRNDVMWILDQGHVAGGENKPGDAKLVLWDIKAKKEIQRINFSAEEADPKCSFLNDLAVDNDTGFAYIADSGIFCNPLHGGLIVYDSKANKARRILDQHKFTNNEPHFFFNIDNRQVLKNGGMQTGADGIALSADKDTVYWTNLTGNTLYSLDTDLLRDFGVSETVIENGVDVVTSLPSNTDGMTADNKGNIYMTALSLDGIMKLDGKTGQLSRFAHHPDMNWPDTLAWGPDGALYVVSNHLHFWVDGDMNFKDPDIPNFRIWKIPGVGKSYTAE